In Castor canadensis chromosome 11, mCasCan1.hap1v2, whole genome shotgun sequence, a single genomic region encodes these proteins:
- the LOC109680445 gene encoding olfactory receptor 1468-like yields the protein MTDRNKTTILEFLLLGLPIPPEHQHLYYALFLAMYLTTILGNLLIIVLILLDSYLHTPMYLFLSNLSFSDLCFSSVTIPKMLQNMKRQVPSIPYAECLTQMYFFMLFGDLESFLLVAMAYDRYVAICFPLHYTSIMSPELCVWLVVLSWVLTTFHALLHILLMARLSFCEDNVIPHFYCDISPLLKLACSDTHINELVIFIMGGLIIVIPFILIFMSYAQIISSVLKVPATQGIHKAFSTCGSHLSVVSMFYGTIIGLYLCPSANNSTVKETVMAMMYTAVTPMLNPFIYSLRNRDMRGAMVRVLCKMSCPFQCSE from the coding sequence ATGACAGACAGGAACAAAActaccatcttggaattcctcctcTTGGGCCTGCCCATTCCACCAGAGCACCAGCACTTGTACTATGCCCTGTTCCTAGCCATGTACCTTACCACCATCCTGGGGAACCTCCTCATCATTGTCCTCATTCTACTGGACTCCTatctccacacacccatgtattTGTTTCTCAGCAACTTGTCCTTCTCTGACCTCTGCTTTTCCTCTGTGACCATTCCTAAAATGTTACAGAATATGAAGAGACAAGTACCCTCCATCCCCTATGCAGAATGCCTGACACAAATGTATTTCTTCATGCTTTTTGGGGACCTTGAGAGCTTCCTCCTTGTGgccatggcctatgaccgctatgtggccatctgtttCCCCCTGCACTACACCAGCATCATGAGCCCCGAACTCTGTGTGTGGTTGGTGGTGCTGTCCTGGGTGCTGACCACGTTTCATGCCCTTTTGCACATCCTTCTCATGGCCAGATTGTCCTTCTGTGAGGACAATGTGATTCCCCACTTTTACTGTGATATATCTCCTCTGCTAAAGTTGGCATGCTCTGACACTCATATTAATGAGTTAGTGATATTTATCATGGGAGGGCTTATCATTGTCATTCCATTCATACTCATTTTCATGTCTTATGCACAAATTATATCTTCAGTTCTCAAGGTCCCTGCCACTCAAGGTATCCATAAGGCCTTTTCCACCTGTGGCTCCCACTTGTCTGTGGTTTCAATGTTCTATGGAACAATTATTGGTCTCTACTTATGTCCATCAGCTAATAACTCTACTGTGAAGGAGACTGTCATGGCTATGATGTACACAGCGGTGACTCCCATGCTGaatcccttcatctacagcctgaggaacagagACATGAGGGGAGCCATGG